The Montipora capricornis isolate CH-2021 chromosome 6, ASM3666992v2, whole genome shotgun sequence genome has a window encoding:
- the LOC138053636 gene encoding ESF1 homolog — translation MTDFYENPASGIPKYCNLNKNNIKKCDRNICISLISKVEASVKEAENLEKELMQRRERLLNSNNLSGIKKGFEEEYQYLTSNCVLIQEQLKKLLSVRNNLNQSHLLLSRSRVQPHQTAQENARVKRRKKENKRKVQKGKQNRLLKRCSEILDCLIIDKQTSALLDEIVLKGKEVPLELKIKKENVLNIQELQKMKPKFHLGALLHLRDKDIFSGNALDVVESTIRKLKAKDVAVALEDDDAEDIDDDDNNDDDNDDDDNNEKDDNDEDDNDEDNNVAGDKAAADDDIDNDVGSLMRSIDSVEDSYKDD, via the coding sequence ATGACAGATTTTTATGAGAATCCTGCAAGTGGAATCCCCAAGTAttgtaatttaaataagaaCAACATCAAGAAATGTGACAGGAACATTTGCATATCTCTGATAAGCAAAGTAGAAGCAAGTGTGAAAGAGGCTGAGAACCTAGAGAAAGAACTAATGCAGAGACGAGAAAGGCTATTAAATTCAAATAATCTCTCAGGGATAAAGAAAGGGTTTGAAGAAGAGTATCAGTATCTTACTAGCAATTGTGTACTAATTCAAGAGCAGTTGAAAAAGCTTTTGAGTGTTAGAAATAATCTGAATCAATCACATCTTCTGCTATCAAGGTCTAGGGTTCAGCCTCATCAAACAGCTCAGGAAAATGCAAGAGTGAAgcggagaaaaaaagaaaacaaaaggaaagtgcAAAAAGGTAAACAAAACAGGCTGCTGAAAAGGTGCTCAGAGATCCTTGATTGTTTAATCATAGACAAACAAACATCTGCTCTTCTAGATGAAATAGTACTAAAAGGAAAAGAAGTGCCACTGGAATTGAAAATCAAGAAAGAAAACGTTCTCAACATACAAGAActtcaaaaaatgaaaccaaagtttcACCTAGGTGCACTTTTGCACCTCAGAGACAAAGACATATTTTCTGGCAATGCTCTTGATGTTGTTGAGTCTACTATTCGTAAGCTAAAAGCAAAGGATGTTGCAGTTGCACTGGAGGATGATGATGCGGAggatattgatgatgatgacaataatgatgatgacaatgatgatgatgacaataatgaAAAGGATGACAATGATGAAGATGACAATGATGAGGATAACAATGTTGCTGGTGACAAGGCTGCTGCTGATGATGATATTGACAATGATGTTGGTTCACTGATGAGATCAATTGACAGTGTTGAGGATAGTTACAAAGATGATTGA